The following proteins are encoded in a genomic region of Acidobacteriota bacterium:
- a CDS encoding glycosyltransferase family 2 protein, whose translation MSIDLSIVVPAFDEEARPGVTMTKILDFIDIDSINAELIIVDDGSGDQTAEVARESASAFPRIETNIIRYEENRGKGFAVKTGLLAAKSDLALFSDADLSTPIEEMDKLLDPIRSGEYDVTFGSRAIDRSLIGTHQPWRREQGGKVMNLIIRTMSGLPFADTQCGFKAFNLAKFRPLLDVMQIDRFGFDVEFLFVAKYHNLKLAEIPVRWNDVAGSKVNVLRDTRRMISELNQIRRNARQGLYDLE comes from the coding sequence ATGAGCATTGATCTATCAATCGTAGTGCCCGCATTTGACGAAGAGGCCCGCCCCGGCGTCACGATGACGAAAATTCTCGACTTTATCGATATCGATTCGATCAATGCCGAGTTGATCATCGTCGATGACGGCTCGGGCGACCAAACGGCCGAAGTGGCGCGCGAATCGGCCTCAGCGTTTCCCCGCATTGAAACCAATATCATTAGATACGAAGAGAATCGAGGTAAAGGTTTCGCCGTAAAGACCGGACTTTTAGCGGCGAAGTCAGATCTTGCCCTTTTCAGCGACGCCGACCTTTCGACGCCGATCGAGGAGATGGACAAACTGCTTGATCCGATCCGAAGCGGTGAATATGACGTCACATTTGGCTCGCGGGCCATCGACCGCAGCCTGATCGGCACACACCAACCGTGGCGTCGCGAACAGGGCGGCAAAGTGATGAACCTCATTATCCGCACAATGTCCGGCCTGCCTTTTGCCGACACGCAGTGCGGTTTCAAGGCATTTAACCTCGCCAAATTCCGGCCACTGCTCGATGTAATGCAGATCGACAGATTTGGATTTGACGTCGAATTTCTATTCGTCGCAAAGTATCACAATTTGAAGCTCGCCGAGATCCCCGTCCGTTGGAACGACGTCGCTGGTTCAAAGGTCAATGTCCTCCGCGACACGCGCCGTATGATCAGCGAACTAAACCAGATCCGGCGAAATGCTCGACAAGGCCTCTATGACCTAGAATAA